One Microcaecilia unicolor chromosome 4, aMicUni1.1, whole genome shotgun sequence genomic region harbors:
- the PCNA gene encoding proliferating cell nuclear antigen encodes MFEARLVQGSILKKVLEALKDLIDEACWDITSSGISLQSMDSSHVSLVQLTMRSDGFDTYRCDRNQSIGVKMSSMSKILKCAASDDIITLRAEDNADTVTMVFESPNQEKVSDYEMKLMDLDVEQLGIPEQEYSCIIKMPSGEFARICRDLSQIGDAVVISCAKDGVKFSASGELGTGNVKLSQTSNVDKEEDAVTIEMNEPVQLTFALRYLNFFTKATPLSATVTLSMSADIPLVVEYKIADMGHVKYYLAPKIEDEEAA; translated from the exons ATGTTCGAGGCGCGACTGGTGCAGGGCTCCATCTTAAAGAAGGTGTTGGAGGCCCTAAAAGACCTGATCGATGAAGCGTGCTGGGACATCACCTCGAGCGGCATCAGCCTACAAAGCATGGACTCTTCGCACGTCTCTCTGGTACAGCTCACGATGCGCTCGGATGGCTTCGATACCTATCGTTGCGACCGCAACCAATCGATTGGGGTCAAAATGAGCAG tATGTCCAAGATACTGAAATGTGCTGCCAGTGATGACATAATCACTCTGAGAGCAGAAGACAATGCAGATACAGTGACTATGGTTTTTGAATCCCCAA ATCAGGAGAAGGTGTCAGACTACGAGATGAAACTGATGGATCTTGATGTGGAACAGCTTGGAATCCCA GAACAAGAATATAGCTGTATAATAAAAATGCCCTCTGGTGAATTTGCCCGTATTTGTCGAGATCTCAGCCAAATTGGGGATGCAGTTGTGATCTCTTGCGCAAAGGATGGCGTGAAGTTCTCCgccagtggtgagctgggcactGGAAATGTGAAACTCTCTCAGACATCTAACGTGGACAAAGAGGAAGATGCT GTTACAATAGAAATGAATGAGCCAGTCCAGCTCACATTTGCACTGAGGTACCTGAACTTCTTCACCAAAGCAACGCCCCTCTCAGCCACAGTCACACTTAGCATGTCTGCAGATATACCTCTTG TTGTTGAATACAAAATTGCAGATATGGGCCACGTAAAGTATTATCTGGCCCCCAAGATAGAAGATGAGGAAGCTGCATAA